In the Streptomyces formicae genome, one interval contains:
- a CDS encoding IclR family transcriptional regulator, with protein sequence MSEHGRRRSHRTVDRVAWILEAAARAPGGVSVAELARTLDAPASSVQDLVNGLVATGFLLEQHQRFRLGPAPHVLNLIAGRVVPRISQAELDELSRVAGTPVLLTVRVGLDAVYVARGGDDHIPRLVPLADEHVARPLLRTAAGRLLLAFTDEAERRGLLDELARHDPEGAAEFHRVLPAIRASRISRSEGLAVPEVSALAIPVTDGGVVTGALALMHRRRGRSERPRLDRAAARLLAHIQEKRT encoded by the coding sequence ATGAGCGAGCACGGTCGGCGGCGGAGTCACCGTACGGTGGACCGGGTCGCGTGGATCCTGGAGGCCGCCGCGCGGGCGCCCGGCGGGGTGAGCGTGGCCGAGCTGGCCCGGACGCTCGACGCACCGGCGAGTTCGGTGCAGGATCTGGTCAACGGCCTTGTCGCGACCGGCTTCCTGCTGGAGCAGCACCAGCGCTTCCGGCTCGGGCCCGCCCCGCACGTCCTCAACCTCATCGCCGGCCGGGTCGTCCCGCGGATCAGTCAGGCCGAGCTCGACGAACTGAGTCGCGTCGCGGGTACCCCGGTGCTGCTCACGGTGCGGGTCGGGCTCGATGCCGTGTACGTCGCGCGCGGCGGCGACGACCACATCCCCCGCCTCGTACCGCTGGCCGACGAGCACGTCGCCAGGCCGCTGCTGCGTACTGCCGCGGGCCGTCTGCTGCTTGCCTTCACCGACGAGGCGGAGCGTCGAGGACTGCTCGACGAACTCGCCCGCCACGACCCCGAGGGAGCCGCCGAGTTCCACCGCGTCCTGCCGGCGATCCGCGCGTCGCGGATCAGCCGCAGCGAGGGGCTCGCCGTGCCCGAGGTCAGTGCGCTGGCCATCCCCGTCACCGACGGCGGCGTCGTCACGGGGGCCCTCGCTTTGATGCACCGGCGCCGCGGCCGCTCGGAGCGGCCGCGCCTGGACCGGGCGGCGGCCCGGCTGCTCGCGCACATCCAGGAGAAGCGGACCTGA
- a CDS encoding ATP-binding protein yields the protein MSRLYGRGVLLDDLVPRLVGCRREQEHEDVDQVHRDDPPALLLTGPHGSGRTAVLDTLYRSYRTRVPVAEVDCARARESASGEALVANTSPGADFLIDAARGLCAPVAGERKRLRLPRLWTGLVAVVAWRFGDAKEQEAAQDRVRRLLVGGGLAAEGSTPVANWVRDVNADLPNVLDREELQPVVDASVQLFTERYLTKKEADGVLSFYRGRPGVRQGEAPLFALSRAFHQGDDLRGVAEATLAAALLEDLRARYDTRWMRFNRPPRPLLLLDNAQSAPGALLLNQLLTHRAKGARDPLVVVAAARGSARHRSRPDATELTLEQVTGGAADWRRPETGTPSAGLITVELPPLGRDDIVAMLSDAAPSLRGELPRVVRRFTQGSPLGCGLLTEAVRAQPSSAATPGLDVGALRLNGQSVTRQIAARLVPDPELRRNLTLFSLAHDNAAARALATTYLSADPDRMAVETARAHLRAEYGAQAPRPFVTDPFLRAVLVLELRRQRAQSTPSVPTWYGLHQLLHDYHESAGQPVDALHHALAGGNAGHVVTRLYERFASTDTAEHWLHGLWHVASAPHPPPRATWAADCRDKASGKSGTEPAEDDVLRSIRRLLHAVWMAADPLTAPDEKLCDRIRFDLELLSGRHATGAGTLFDAAQEWHDALRELRTPSSALPAPGPEGSQGELH from the coding sequence GTGAGCAGACTGTACGGGCGGGGCGTCCTCCTCGACGATCTGGTGCCGCGCCTGGTGGGATGCCGCCGCGAACAGGAGCACGAGGACGTCGACCAGGTGCACCGGGACGATCCGCCCGCGCTGCTCCTGACCGGGCCGCACGGCAGTGGCCGCACCGCGGTCCTCGACACGCTGTACCGCTCGTACCGCACCCGCGTCCCCGTGGCCGAGGTGGACTGCGCGCGGGCGCGCGAATCCGCCTCCGGCGAGGCCCTCGTCGCCAACACCTCGCCGGGCGCCGACTTCCTGATCGACGCCGCCCGTGGGCTCTGCGCCCCGGTCGCCGGTGAGCGGAAGCGGCTGCGGCTGCCGCGGCTGTGGACCGGGCTCGTGGCCGTCGTCGCCTGGCGGTTCGGCGACGCGAAGGAGCAGGAGGCCGCCCAGGACCGGGTGCGACGGCTGCTCGTCGGGGGCGGTCTGGCCGCCGAGGGCTCCACCCCCGTGGCCAACTGGGTACGGGACGTCAACGCCGACCTGCCGAACGTCCTCGACCGGGAGGAGCTCCAGCCGGTCGTGGACGCCTCGGTGCAGCTGTTCACCGAGCGGTATCTGACGAAGAAGGAGGCGGACGGCGTGCTGTCCTTCTACAGGGGACGGCCCGGGGTCCGCCAGGGGGAAGCGCCCCTGTTCGCGCTCTCCCGCGCCTTCCACCAGGGCGACGACCTACGGGGGGTGGCCGAGGCCACCCTCGCCGCGGCGCTCCTTGAGGACCTGCGGGCTCGCTACGACACCCGTTGGATGCGCTTCAACCGGCCGCCCCGTCCGCTGCTCCTGCTCGACAACGCGCAGTCCGCGCCGGGCGCCCTCCTCCTGAACCAACTCCTCACCCACCGGGCGAAGGGCGCCCGCGACCCACTGGTCGTGGTGGCCGCCGCGCGCGGCAGCGCCCGCCATCGCTCGCGGCCCGATGCGACGGAACTCACCCTGGAGCAGGTCACGGGCGGGGCGGCCGACTGGCGGCGACCGGAGACGGGGACCCCGTCGGCCGGGCTCATCACCGTCGAACTGCCGCCGCTCGGGCGTGACGACATCGTGGCCATGCTGAGTGACGCCGCCCCTTCGCTGCGGGGTGAACTGCCGCGCGTGGTGCGCCGGTTCACCCAGGGGTCACCTCTGGGGTGCGGGCTCCTGACCGAGGCGGTGCGGGCCCAGCCGAGCAGCGCGGCCACGCCGGGGCTCGATGTGGGCGCGCTGCGGCTGAACGGGCAGTCGGTGACCCGGCAGATCGCGGCGCGACTCGTGCCCGACCCGGAGCTGCGCCGCAATCTGACCCTGTTCTCCCTTGCCCACGACAACGCCGCGGCGCGCGCCCTGGCCACCACGTACCTGTCCGCCGACCCGGATCGCATGGCCGTGGAGACCGCCCGGGCCCATCTGCGCGCCGAGTACGGCGCACAGGCGCCGCGGCCCTTCGTCACCGACCCGTTCCTGCGGGCCGTCCTCGTACTCGAACTGCGCCGCCAGCGCGCGCAGTCCACGCCGTCGGTCCCGACCTGGTACGGCCTCCACCAGCTGCTCCACGACTACCACGAGAGCGCCGGGCAGCCCGTCGACGCCCTGCACCACGCGCTCGCGGGCGGCAATGCCGGGCACGTGGTGACGCGTCTCTACGAGCGGTTCGCCTCGACGGACACCGCGGAGCACTGGCTGCACGGTCTGTGGCACGTGGCGTCGGCGCCGCATCCGCCGCCCCGTGCCACCTGGGCGGCGGATTGCCGGGACAAGGCGAGCGGGAAGAGCGGCACGGAGCCGGCGGAGGACGACGTGCTGCGCTCCATACGCCGTCTGCTGCACGCGGTGTGGATGGCCGCCGATCCGCTGACCGCGCCGGACGAGAAGCTGTGCGACCGGATCCGGTTCGACCTCGAACTCCTGTCGGGCCGGCATGCCACGGGCGCGGGCACGCTCTTCGACGCCGCCCAGGAGTGGCACGACGCCCTGCGCGAACTACGCACCCCGTCCTCTGCCTTACCGGCGCCCGGCCCCGAAGGGAGTCAAGGTGAGCTTCACTGA
- a CDS encoding glutamate--cysteine ligase has product MSSQPHSGRAATDAHASRCALRTGCASAPLTVGIEEELLLIDPVTRELSPRGSELVRETVGQLGDRTGAELTRYQVELRTGPHICLREADEQIRDARRTLADSADRLGLRIASTGTPVQAPTGPVLFTPGARYAQSVAHYRALDDEQVVCACHIHVGMPDPRAAVQVSNHLRPWLPVLTALTANSPFWTGRDTGYASWRTTSWGRWPVAGPPPYLESAAHLDELVQTLIRAEALIDRAGLYWDIRPSHHLPTLEVRVADAALTPDDSILLAAVVRALAATALTAIQAGEPAPRPVPELLRAACWRAARDGLSGRGIDLSTGRLVAQRTLAERLLRYVAPALERHGDLGLVRSHWRRLRTVGTGADRQRAAYQRRSSTNDLIDYIIAVTCPP; this is encoded by the coding sequence ATGAGCAGTCAACCTCACAGCGGGCGGGCAGCAACAGACGCCCATGCGTCACGATGCGCTCTCCGTACGGGCTGCGCGTCGGCCCCGCTCACCGTAGGAATCGAAGAGGAACTCCTTCTGATCGATCCGGTCACGCGGGAACTCAGCCCGCGGGGCTCGGAGTTGGTGCGCGAAACCGTCGGCCAACTCGGTGACCGGACAGGCGCCGAGCTGACCCGCTACCAAGTCGAACTCCGCACCGGGCCCCACATCTGTCTGCGAGAAGCCGACGAACAGATCCGTGACGCCAGAAGAACTCTCGCGGACAGCGCCGACCGTCTGGGGCTGCGCATCGCCTCGACCGGCACGCCGGTGCAGGCCCCTACTGGACCGGTCCTGTTCACGCCAGGTGCCCGCTACGCGCAGAGCGTGGCCCACTACCGCGCCCTGGACGACGAGCAGGTCGTATGCGCCTGCCACATCCACGTAGGCATGCCCGATCCCCGTGCTGCCGTCCAGGTCAGCAACCACTTGCGGCCCTGGCTCCCGGTGCTGACCGCGCTGACGGCCAACTCCCCCTTCTGGACGGGCCGTGACACCGGATACGCCAGCTGGCGCACCACCAGCTGGGGACGCTGGCCGGTGGCAGGGCCGCCGCCCTACCTCGAGTCAGCCGCCCACCTCGACGAGCTCGTACAGACCCTCATCCGCGCCGAAGCGCTCATCGACCGTGCCGGCCTCTACTGGGACATCCGGCCCTCCCACCACCTCCCGACCCTGGAAGTACGCGTCGCAGACGCGGCCCTGACCCCCGACGACAGCATCCTGCTCGCCGCCGTCGTCCGGGCTCTCGCCGCGACCGCTCTGACCGCCATCCAGGCGGGCGAACCGGCTCCACGACCGGTACCGGAGCTGCTGCGCGCCGCCTGCTGGCGCGCGGCGCGCGACGGCCTGTCCGGCAGGGGGATCGATCTGTCCACCGGGCGCCTCGTGGCACAGCGGACGCTGGCCGAGCGTCTGTTGCGGTACGTCGCGCCGGCTCTGGAGCGGCACGGCGACCTCGGCCTCGTGCGTAGCCATTGGCGGCGTCTACGCACTGTGGGAACCGGAGCGGACCGGCAACGCGCCGCCTATCAGCGCCGTTCCAGCACGAACGACCTCATCGACTACATCATCGCGGTGACGTGCCCGCCGTGA
- a CDS encoding CoA transferase, with protein sequence MTSHTPTATKPTPTPMPMPPTGEIVSRLLHTLGDPDPARGAEDITVVGADPLVPSVHRLADAMSAAIGVFGRQTAAVGEQRGHPRQRVRVRAGAAIDQLMATHHTTLSGRPLGALLDDPTLLGNNDFYRARDGRWIFIITTYPHLRDAVHSVLRCGLDAVGIARAAADWDAFTLEEAICARGGVACVVRSRDEWLAHPAGRHVAGRPVVEIERVGDGPLRPLAPISAADEAFAGIRVLDLTHVIAGPVAARLLAQFGADVLHLTRPDRPDPIPMIAMTGGGKRNAYCDLRDDHDRAAFYAALQDADVFAHAYRGLARHGAGTEELVRRRPGLITLEYHAWGAEGPWGERGGFDQLACSATGFAVEEWTDRPSLPPTYLVNDYLAAYLGAAAVATALRRRAAEGGSWRIRVTLAGVCHWVRDLGLLAREDVRDLPRPGRPAFAELTTTGTDFGPLTEPATPFAYSGRAVPQPGRRSPLGSAALQWG encoded by the coding sequence ATGACTTCGCACACGCCGACCGCGACCAAGCCGACACCGACGCCGATGCCCATGCCGCCCACCGGCGAGATCGTCTCCCGGCTCCTTCACACCCTCGGCGACCCCGATCCGGCCCGGGGTGCCGAAGACATCACCGTGGTCGGAGCCGATCCCCTGGTGCCCTCGGTACACCGCCTCGCCGATGCCATGTCCGCCGCGATCGGGGTCTTCGGGCGCCAGACGGCAGCGGTCGGCGAACAGCGCGGCCACCCGCGCCAGAGGGTTCGGGTGCGGGCCGGGGCCGCGATCGACCAGCTCATGGCGACGCACCACACGACGCTCTCGGGGCGTCCGCTCGGCGCTCTGCTCGACGATCCGACGCTGCTCGGGAACAACGACTTCTACCGGGCGCGCGACGGCCGTTGGATCTTCATCATCACCACCTATCCGCATCTGCGGGACGCGGTCCACTCCGTGCTGAGGTGCGGCCTCGACGCGGTGGGGATCGCACGGGCCGCGGCCGACTGGGACGCCTTCACCCTGGAGGAGGCCATCTGCGCGCGAGGTGGCGTCGCCTGCGTGGTGCGCAGCCGGGACGAGTGGCTCGCGCACCCCGCCGGGCGGCACGTCGCGGGGCGTCCGGTCGTCGAGATCGAACGTGTCGGTGACGGGCCCCTGCGGCCGTTGGCGCCGATCAGTGCGGCCGACGAGGCGTTCGCGGGCATCCGGGTGCTCGACCTGACGCATGTCATCGCCGGTCCCGTCGCGGCGCGGCTCCTCGCCCAGTTCGGCGCCGACGTGCTGCACCTGACGCGTCCCGACCGCCCCGACCCGATCCCGATGATCGCGATGACCGGCGGCGGCAAGCGCAACGCCTACTGCGACCTGCGTGACGACCACGACCGCGCGGCCTTCTATGCCGCGCTCCAGGACGCGGACGTCTTCGCGCACGCCTACCGCGGACTGGCCCGGCACGGGGCAGGCACCGAGGAACTCGTACGGCGCCGCCCCGGACTGATCACCCTCGAGTACCACGCCTGGGGCGCCGAAGGCCCCTGGGGCGAACGCGGCGGGTTCGACCAACTGGCCTGCTCAGCAACCGGGTTCGCCGTCGAGGAGTGGACCGACCGGCCCTCGCTGCCGCCGACGTACCTGGTCAACGACTACCTCGCCGCCTACCTCGGGGCCGCCGCCGTCGCCACGGCCCTGCGCCGACGTGCCGCCGAAGGCGGCTCCTGGCGGATCCGCGTGACCCTGGCCGGGGTGTGCCACTGGGTGCGGGACCTCGGCCTTCTCGCGCGGGAGGACGTACGCGACCTGCCCCGCCCCGGGCGCCCCGCGTTCGCCGAACTGACCACCACCGGAACCGACTTCGGGCCGCTCACCGAACCGGCGACGCCGTTCGCCTACAGCGGGCGCGCGGTCCCCCAGCCCGGAAGGCGGTCGCCGCTCGGGTCCGCGGCGCTCCAGTGGGGCTGA
- a CDS encoding ABC transporter substrate-binding protein, whose product MSFTDIFIRPFVRGRELRRGERILGRWAAGFVALVLLGATAAVVVPILTRSDCQDGLVEKQGECVGLVDATARVPVFKPGDDGPNKEFARLVTRIAKENERVRDVWENPEGDADKRPYVKVALLLPFNTSESGAMTAPLVERSLAGAYAAQRDANSSSSGVNFQMLLGNIGTDLDLWQPAVDAVAKLSGGGKQTEDDSPLVGVMGLPNSEPDTQAAASALASKNIPAVSGVLSSPTIEARTLFKTAPNNRNSVMALARYLHDEPGNGKGFLVWDSRAKDDYVTNTKAELLKTFGTKYELTIRDKSYVGTMGPYEGAPAAMAPAASSLCESGADTVFVAGRDWDLPELVEAIAKDGDCQARKDKDKRPIRILRVSTGLTSRLTGEHMRKSMTEANVVTLNAAPTDNPSWSLGQGAPGQFQTFVTAIAKYADIKGADLDDGYAIMHHDAFRVLIKAVTQFTDDEDNKGQLPSKYDVNSNISNMKVGTGGDCGDCVRGASGEFGYTSGNGNWPVCKPVPVIEYPRPKDYSPPKAFRTSPGRGGSCPG is encoded by the coding sequence GTGAGCTTCACTGACATTTTCATCCGTCCCTTCGTCAGGGGGCGCGAGCTCAGGCGCGGGGAGAGGATCCTCGGCCGGTGGGCCGCGGGGTTCGTGGCCCTCGTCCTGCTGGGGGCCACGGCAGCGGTTGTCGTGCCGATCCTCACCAGGAGTGACTGCCAGGACGGGCTCGTGGAGAAGCAGGGTGAGTGCGTCGGCCTCGTGGACGCGACGGCGCGGGTACCGGTCTTCAAACCGGGCGATGACGGGCCCAACAAGGAGTTCGCGCGACTGGTCACGCGCATCGCCAAGGAGAACGAGCGGGTGCGGGACGTCTGGGAGAACCCCGAGGGTGACGCCGACAAGAGGCCGTACGTGAAGGTCGCCCTGCTGCTTCCGTTCAACACCTCCGAGTCCGGGGCGATGACCGCCCCGCTGGTCGAGCGCAGCCTGGCGGGCGCCTATGCCGCGCAGCGCGACGCCAACAGCTCCAGCAGCGGCGTCAATTTCCAGATGCTGCTCGGTAACATCGGCACCGACCTGGACCTGTGGCAGCCCGCCGTGGACGCGGTGGCGAAGCTCAGCGGCGGCGGGAAGCAGACGGAGGACGACTCCCCGCTCGTGGGCGTGATGGGGCTGCCCAACAGCGAGCCGGACACCCAGGCCGCGGCGAGCGCCCTGGCCTCCAAGAACATCCCGGCGGTCAGCGGTGTCCTCAGCTCCCCCACCATCGAGGCCAGGACCCTGTTCAAGACGGCTCCCAACAACCGCAACTCCGTGATGGCCCTTGCCCGTTATCTCCATGACGAGCCGGGCAACGGCAAGGGCTTCCTCGTCTGGGACTCGCGCGCCAAGGACGACTACGTCACCAACACCAAGGCGGAGCTCCTCAAGACCTTCGGCACGAAGTACGAACTCACGATCAGGGACAAGTCGTACGTCGGCACCATGGGCCCTTACGAGGGAGCACCCGCCGCCATGGCGCCCGCCGCCTCGAGCCTGTGCGAGTCGGGCGCGGACACGGTGTTCGTGGCGGGACGGGACTGGGACCTGCCCGAGCTGGTGGAGGCCATCGCCAAGGACGGCGACTGCCAGGCCCGCAAGGACAAGGACAAGAGGCCCATCCGGATCCTCCGTGTCTCCACCGGGCTCACCTCACGGCTCACCGGCGAGCACATGCGCAAGTCGATGACGGAGGCCAACGTCGTCACGCTCAACGCGGCGCCCACGGACAACCCTTCGTGGAGCCTGGGCCAAGGCGCTCCCGGACAGTTCCAGACGTTCGTCACCGCCATCGCCAAGTACGCGGACATCAAGGGCGCCGACCTCGACGACGGCTACGCGATCATGCACCACGACGCCTTCCGGGTCCTGATCAAAGCCGTCACCCAGTTCACGGATGACGAGGACAACAAGGGCCAGCTGCCCTCCAAGTACGACGTCAACAGCAACATCAGCAACATGAAGGTGGGGACCGGCGGCGACTGCGGGGACTGCGTGCGCGGCGCCAGCGGCGAGTTCGGGTACACCTCGGGGAACGGCAACTGGCCCGTCTGCAAGCCCGTTCCGGTCATCGAGTACCCGCGGCCGAAGGACTACAGCCCGCCGAAGGCGTTCCGGACCAGTCCAGGCAGGGGCGGCTCCTGTCCGGGGTGA
- a CDS encoding GNAT family N-acetyltransferase: MIVRPAQERDFPSFLDLAAQVEHWFGPMVEEPGFHEAVEDHIRRSTALVAVSAGPGIVGGLLFGAKAPVFHVHWLVVSEEGRGGGVGRALMDEASRRFVRGPGTIEVVTFGADHPGAVSSGARVFYESLGFTPAEAAEPGPEGGSRQIYRRLVS; encoded by the coding sequence GTGATCGTCAGACCCGCGCAGGAGCGTGACTTCCCGAGCTTTCTGGACCTGGCTGCCCAGGTCGAGCACTGGTTCGGCCCGATGGTCGAGGAGCCTGGCTTCCATGAGGCCGTTGAAGATCACATTCGCCGGTCGACGGCGCTCGTCGCCGTCTCCGCAGGACCGGGCATCGTCGGCGGGTTGCTGTTCGGCGCGAAGGCGCCTGTCTTTCACGTCCATTGGCTGGTGGTTTCGGAAGAGGGACGCGGCGGCGGCGTCGGTCGCGCGCTGATGGACGAGGCGTCGCGCAGGTTCGTGCGGGGGCCGGGCACCATCGAAGTGGTGACCTTCGGAGCCGACCATCCAGGCGCTGTTTCCAGCGGGGCCCGCGTCTTCTACGAGTCGCTGGGCTTCACTCCCGCTGAGGCGGCGGAACCAGGGCCGGAAGGCGGTTCACGGCAGATCTACCGTCGACTCGTCTCCTGA
- a CDS encoding acyl-CoA dehydrogenase family protein has product MSPSVLSPTPSPIAFPDVALPESARGLRHEVRAFLEEERALGTVLGRPDSWLAGWDPGFSRRLAERGWVGMALPVEYGGAGRGFLDRYVVIEELLAAGAPVSAHWVSDRQAGPSILRHGTEEQRRFFLPGIAAGQCFFSIGMSEKGSGSDLASVATRAERTADGWRLTGTKMWTGGAHVNDYAIVLARTDDTDDKHAGLSQFLVDLRAPGVRIEPIRLMSGEHRFNACHFEGVDVPDGMVLGRRGDGWQQVTGELAFERSGPERYLSTFPLLVSLLRELERGSATAAQLTEVGILTARLHSVRRLSLAVAASLDAGASPDIQAALVKDLGTRLEGTLVDTVRGILPTPADPHATPGSHPELLAFALLHSPGYTLRGGTNEILRGIITRGLEQH; this is encoded by the coding sequence ATGTCCCCTTCGGTACTTTCCCCGACGCCTTCCCCGATCGCATTCCCCGATGTCGCCCTGCCCGAATCGGCCCGTGGGCTTCGCCACGAGGTCCGCGCCTTCCTCGAGGAGGAGCGCGCCCTCGGCACCGTCCTCGGCCGCCCCGACTCCTGGCTGGCCGGTTGGGACCCGGGCTTCAGCCGTCGCCTCGCCGAGCGCGGCTGGGTCGGCATGGCCCTGCCCGTCGAGTACGGCGGCGCGGGCCGCGGCTTCCTCGACCGCTACGTGGTGATCGAGGAACTGCTCGCGGCCGGCGCCCCGGTCAGCGCCCACTGGGTCTCCGACCGGCAGGCAGGGCCGTCCATCCTCCGGCACGGCACCGAGGAGCAGCGTCGCTTCTTCCTGCCGGGGATCGCCGCAGGGCAGTGCTTCTTCTCCATCGGCATGAGCGAGAAGGGCAGCGGCTCCGACCTGGCCTCGGTCGCCACCCGAGCCGAACGCACCGCCGACGGCTGGCGGTTGACCGGCACCAAGATGTGGACCGGCGGCGCCCACGTCAACGACTACGCCATCGTCCTGGCCCGCACCGACGATACCGACGACAAGCACGCGGGGCTCAGCCAGTTCCTCGTCGACCTGCGCGCGCCGGGCGTGCGGATCGAGCCGATCCGGCTGATGAGCGGCGAGCACCGCTTCAACGCCTGCCATTTCGAGGGCGTCGACGTTCCCGACGGCATGGTGCTCGGACGGCGGGGCGACGGCTGGCAGCAGGTCACCGGCGAGCTCGCCTTCGAACGCAGCGGCCCGGAACGCTACTTGTCCACCTTCCCCCTGCTGGTCTCCCTGCTCCGCGAACTGGAACGGGGTTCGGCCACGGCCGCACAGCTCACCGAGGTCGGCATCCTGACGGCCCGTCTGCACAGCGTCCGCCGACTGTCCCTCGCAGTGGCGGCCTCGCTGGACGCGGGCGCCTCGCCCGACATCCAGGCCGCCCTGGTCAAGGACCTCGGCACCCGTCTCGAGGGCACGCTGGTCGACACCGTCCGCGGCATCCTGCCGACCCCGGCCGATCCGCACGCCACTCCCGGCAGCCACCCCGAACTGCTCGCCTTCGCCCTGCTGCACAGCCCCGGCTACACCCTGCGCGGCGGCACCAACGAAATCCTTCGCGGCATCATCACTCGCGGTCTGGAGCAGCACTGA
- a CDS encoding 2'-5' RNA ligase family protein: MPEPGTTAVVVVLPDAAPLLDAARRIDPALVRRGLPAHVSLLYPFVPVSALTDQDEKGVRSLAAGFPAADLVVEEVVTAPGFVAVTVPGLQPLVDAFRAQWPALRPYEGRFGARPAAHVTVAMGADDPTVADRVRTAIGSLLPLHTRAAAVQLVTLTEEGWQSRLTVPLGVPDGS, translated from the coding sequence GTGCCAGAACCAGGAACCACTGCCGTCGTCGTCGTCCTGCCCGATGCCGCCCCGCTCCTCGATGCGGCGAGGCGCATCGACCCGGCTCTGGTGCGTCGCGGGCTGCCTGCGCACGTCTCGCTCCTCTACCCGTTCGTGCCGGTATCGGCGCTGACGGACCAGGACGAGAAGGGGGTACGTTCCCTGGCCGCGGGTTTCCCGGCAGCCGATCTGGTCGTGGAGGAGGTCGTGACGGCGCCCGGCTTCGTCGCCGTCACCGTTCCGGGGCTCCAACCGCTCGTCGACGCGTTCCGCGCCCAGTGGCCCGCGCTGCGCCCGTACGAGGGCCGCTTCGGGGCGCGGCCCGCCGCCCATGTCACGGTCGCCATGGGGGCGGACGACCCGACGGTCGCCGACCGTGTCCGTACGGCGATCGGCAGCCTGCTGCCGCTGCACACCCGTGCGGCGGCGGTCCAGTTGGTGACGCTGACGGAGGAAGGCTGGCAGTCGCGGCTCACCGTGCCGCTCGGTGTCCCGGACGGGTCGTAG
- a CDS encoding CaiB/BaiF CoA transferase family protein: MSQKPSGPTGHGLLSGVRVIELASVIMVPYAAQQLGDLGADVIKVEPPTGDMTRHYPPQRHPGMGGPALNLNRNKRSAAIDLKAPRGRDALIALLRTADVFLTNLRPQALAKLRLGYEEVAAVNPGLVYASAQGFRSDSRYGTRAAYDDVIQAASGLVWLNHQVSGQPHYVPTVLADKICGMQIAQSVLAALHYREHGGTGQHVEVPMADTMLAFNLVEHLGAAALETDGEFGSARSLSPQRRALRTADGWMCIMPHSDRDWRDFTAFVDRPDLASDPRFATGPERARNADAFYPLLAELTPLHTSAAWQEFCDRAGIAAAPVLDLESAATTAYAQEGGLLRDAEHPTEGRYRVIGRPVRYSADPEPEPRPCPRIGQHTDQVLRDVGFDPALLHPAN, from the coding sequence ATGTCCCAGAAGCCGAGCGGTCCGACCGGCCACGGACTCCTCTCCGGAGTCCGCGTCATCGAACTCGCCAGCGTGATCATGGTCCCGTACGCCGCTCAGCAACTCGGCGACCTGGGCGCGGACGTGATCAAGGTCGAGCCGCCCACCGGCGACATGACACGCCACTACCCGCCGCAACGCCACCCCGGCATGGGCGGCCCCGCGCTCAACCTGAACCGCAACAAGCGCAGCGCCGCCATCGACCTCAAGGCCCCGCGCGGCCGCGACGCCCTCATCGCCCTGCTCCGCACCGCCGACGTCTTCCTCACCAACCTGCGCCCGCAGGCCCTGGCGAAGCTCCGTCTCGGCTACGAAGAGGTCGCGGCCGTCAACCCCGGCCTGGTCTACGCGAGTGCCCAGGGCTTCCGCAGCGACAGCCGCTACGGCACCCGCGCCGCCTACGACGACGTCATCCAGGCGGCCAGCGGCCTGGTCTGGCTCAACCACCAGGTCTCCGGCCAACCGCACTACGTTCCCACGGTCCTTGCCGACAAGATCTGCGGCATGCAGATCGCCCAGTCGGTCCTGGCCGCGCTGCACTACCGGGAACACGGCGGCACCGGGCAGCACGTCGAAGTCCCCATGGCCGACACCATGCTCGCCTTCAACCTGGTCGAGCACCTGGGAGCGGCCGCCCTGGAGACCGACGGGGAGTTCGGCTCGGCCCGCTCGCTCAGCCCGCAGCGCCGCGCCCTGCGCACCGCCGACGGCTGGATGTGCATCATGCCGCACAGCGACCGCGACTGGCGGGACTTCACCGCCTTCGTGGACCGCCCCGACCTGGCCTCCGACCCGCGCTTCGCCACCGGACCCGAGCGGGCCCGCAACGCCGACGCGTTCTATCCGCTGCTCGCGGAGCTGACGCCGCTGCACACCAGCGCCGCATGGCAGGAGTTCTGCGACCGGGCGGGCATCGCCGCCGCCCCCGTGCTCGACCTGGAGTCCGCAGCCACCACCGCCTACGCCCAGGAGGGCGGCCTGCTGCGCGACGCCGAGCACCCCACCGAGGGCCGCTACCGGGTCATCGGCCGCCCGGTCCGCTACTCGGCCGACCCGGAGCCTGAGCCGCGGCCCTGCCCGCGCATCGGCCAGCACACCGACCAGGTGCTCCGCGACGTCGGCTTCGACCCCGCCTTGCTGCATCCCGCGAACTGA